Proteins encoded together in one Archangium lipolyticum window:
- the hutU gene encoding urocanate hydratase — MSRTIRAPRGTALSCKGWVQEAALRMLMNNLDPDVAERPEDLVVYGGIGKAARDWGSFDRIVDGLRRLTDEETLLVQSGKPVGILRTHPDAPRVLIANSNLVGNWANWDHFFELEKKGLMMYGQMTAGSWIYIGTQGILQGTYETFAQAGRVHFGSDDLSGRLVLSGGLGGMGGAQPLAATMNNAVFLGVEIDPHRARRRVETRYLDVVAKDIDEAIALAKEAQQKRVGRSIGVIGNAAQVYRELYRRGLKPDLVTDQTSAHDPLNGYIPADLSLEAAAELRQRDPKGYVEKARQSMSMQVEAMLDFARAGSHVFDYGNNIRAQAQLAGLENAFDFPGFVPAYIRPMFCEGLGPFRWVALSGDPEDIRRTDQAVLELFPQKQSLHRWIKMAQDRVAFQGLPARICWLGYGERAKAGLRFNEMVRKGEVKAPIVIGRDHLDCGSVASPNRETESMKDGTDAVADWPILNALVNAVNGASWVSFHHGGGVGMGYSLHAGQVIVADGTPEAARRIERVLTSDPAMGVLRHADAGYPEAVDVARSRGVRIPGITE, encoded by the coding sequence ATGTCCCGTACCATTCGTGCCCCCCGCGGAACGGCCCTGTCCTGCAAGGGCTGGGTCCAGGAAGCCGCCCTCCGGATGCTGATGAACAACCTGGATCCCGACGTGGCCGAGCGCCCCGAGGATCTGGTCGTCTACGGCGGCATCGGCAAGGCCGCCCGTGACTGGGGCTCTTTCGATCGCATCGTCGACGGCCTGCGCCGTCTCACCGACGAGGAGACCCTCCTCGTCCAGTCCGGCAAGCCCGTGGGCATTCTCCGCACCCACCCGGATGCCCCCCGCGTCCTCATCGCCAACTCCAACCTCGTGGGGAACTGGGCCAACTGGGACCACTTCTTCGAGCTCGAGAAGAAGGGCCTCATGATGTACGGCCAGATGACGGCCGGCTCGTGGATCTACATCGGCACCCAGGGCATCCTCCAGGGCACCTACGAGACCTTCGCCCAGGCCGGCCGCGTCCACTTCGGCTCCGATGACCTCTCCGGCCGGCTCGTCCTCTCCGGCGGTCTCGGCGGCATGGGCGGCGCCCAGCCCCTGGCGGCCACCATGAACAACGCCGTCTTCCTCGGCGTGGAGATCGATCCGCACCGCGCCCGCCGCCGCGTCGAGACGCGCTACCTGGACGTCGTCGCCAAGGATATCGACGAGGCCATCGCGCTCGCCAAGGAGGCCCAGCAGAAGCGCGTGGGCCGCTCCATCGGCGTCATTGGCAACGCGGCCCAGGTCTACCGTGAGCTGTACCGGCGCGGTCTCAAGCCGGACCTCGTCACGGACCAGACGAGCGCGCATGATCCGCTCAACGGCTACATCCCCGCGGACCTGTCCCTGGAGGCCGCGGCCGAGCTGCGCCAGCGCGATCCCAAGGGCTACGTCGAGAAGGCTCGTCAGTCGATGTCCATGCAGGTGGAGGCGATGCTCGACTTCGCCCGCGCCGGCAGCCACGTCTTCGACTACGGCAACAACATCCGCGCCCAGGCGCAGCTCGCCGGTCTGGAGAACGCCTTCGACTTCCCCGGCTTCGTCCCGGCCTACATCCGCCCCATGTTCTGCGAGGGCCTCGGGCCCTTCCGCTGGGTGGCGCTCTCGGGTGACCCCGAGGACATCCGCCGCACGGATCAGGCGGTGCTCGAGCTCTTCCCCCAGAAGCAGTCGCTGCACCGGTGGATCAAGATGGCCCAGGATCGCGTGGCCTTCCAGGGTCTGCCGGCGCGCATCTGCTGGCTGGGCTACGGCGAGCGCGCCAAGGCCGGCCTGCGCTTCAACGAGATGGTGCGCAAGGGCGAGGTGAAGGCCCCCATCGTCATCGGGCGCGATCACCTGGACTGCGGCTCCGTGGCCTCGCCCAACCGCGAGACGGAGTCCATGAAGGACGGCACGGACGCCGTGGCCGACTGGCCCATCCTCAACGCCCTGGTGAACGCGGTGAATGGCGCCTCCTGGGTGTCCTTCCACCACGGCGGCGGCGTGGGCATGGGCTACTCGCTGCACGCCGGCCAGGTCATCGTCGCCGACGGCACGCCCGAGGCCGCCCGCCGTATCGAGCGCGTGCTCACCTCGGATCCCGCCATGGGCGTGCTGCGTCACGCCGACGCGGGCTACCCCGAGGCCGTCGACGTTGCCCGCAGCCGTGGCGTGCGCATCCCCGGCATCACCGAGTGA
- the hutI gene encoding imidazolonepropionase codes for METLELLVRNTSEVLTVEGSHTEPAEQALTPRPNACVGVRRGKVWYVGPEGALPPGAVGPSTRVIDAHGQFVGPGFVDPHTHAVFAGERAAEFDLRTQGATYLQIAQAGGGIVSTVRATRFANEEDLIRLALPRLQMMLEYGITTAEVKSGYGLNLQDELKILRVVQRLSALQPVELVPTLLCAHAVPEEYREWREAYMDLCIREIIPAVAEQGLARFCDVFAEQSAFTLAEARRILVAAQKLGMKPRLHADQLTSNGGAELAAELGAATADHLEHVSDAGIRAMAEAGVTAVLVPTSTLFLRVRPYAPGRKLRDAGVNVALGTNLNPGSAMSENLPLSMGLACLENGLTAAEAYWAATRGAALALGLNTYGRITVGDPANIVVFSCSNYRHLPYHLGINHARIVIKDGHVVVESERALCP; via the coding sequence ATGGAAACCCTGGAGCTGCTGGTCCGCAACACGTCCGAGGTGCTCACCGTGGAGGGCTCGCACACCGAGCCCGCCGAGCAGGCCCTCACGCCCCGTCCCAACGCCTGTGTCGGCGTGCGCCGGGGCAAGGTGTGGTACGTGGGCCCCGAGGGCGCCCTGCCGCCGGGCGCCGTGGGCCCCTCCACCCGCGTCATCGACGCGCACGGGCAATTCGTCGGCCCCGGCTTCGTGGATCCCCACACCCACGCCGTCTTCGCCGGTGAGCGCGCGGCGGAGTTCGACCTGCGCACCCAGGGTGCCACCTACCTGCAGATCGCCCAGGCCGGCGGTGGCATCGTCAGCACCGTGCGCGCCACGCGCTTCGCCAACGAGGAGGATCTCATCCGGCTCGCCCTGCCCCGGCTGCAGATGATGCTGGAGTACGGCATCACCACCGCCGAGGTGAAGAGCGGCTACGGCCTCAACCTTCAGGACGAGCTGAAGATCCTCCGGGTGGTACAGCGGCTGTCGGCGCTCCAGCCCGTGGAGCTGGTGCCCACGCTGCTGTGCGCACACGCGGTGCCGGAGGAGTACCGCGAGTGGCGCGAGGCCTACATGGACCTGTGCATCCGGGAGATCATCCCCGCGGTGGCCGAGCAGGGCCTGGCGCGCTTCTGCGACGTCTTCGCCGAGCAGAGCGCCTTCACCCTGGCCGAGGCGCGCCGGATCCTCGTGGCCGCCCAGAAGCTGGGAATGAAGCCGCGGTTGCACGCCGACCAGCTCACCTCCAACGGGGGCGCCGAGCTGGCGGCCGAGCTCGGCGCGGCCACCGCCGACCACCTGGAGCACGTGAGCGACGCGGGCATCCGCGCCATGGCCGAGGCGGGTGTCACCGCCGTCCTCGTGCCCACCTCCACCCTCTTCCTGCGTGTGCGGCCCTATGCCCCCGGCCGCAAGCTGCGCGACGCGGGCGTCAACGTGGCGCTCGGCACCAACCTCAACCCCGGCTCCGCCATGAGCGAGAACCTCCCCCTCTCCATGGGGCTCGCCTGCCTGGAGAACGGGCTGACCGCCGCCGAAGCCTACTGGGCCGCTACCCGAGGGGCCGCCCTCGCACTTGGTTTGAACACATACGGCCGGATTACCGTGGGCGATCCGGCAAACATTGTCGTTTTTTCGTGCTCAAACTACCGCCACCTTCCCTATCACCTGGGAATCAATCACGCACGGATTGTCATTAAAGATGGCCATGTGGTGGTAGAAAGCGAGCGGGCCCTCTGTCCGTGA
- a CDS encoding class II glutamine amidotransferase: MCRLFGFRSSIPAAVHPSLVTEKNSLLRQSKEHKDGWGIASYEAGERPLVAHGLGPAYCDPDFERVSSRVSARTVVAHLRLASVGAVEKRNAHPFSLGRWCFVHNGTVKNFARHKAEVEALIRPDLRAHIQGATDSERCFYLFLTQLAEQQTLEGQACVEKVACALARTMELVSSITDVPGQDRSSMNFLVTNGDVMVATRRNRTLFLSDTAPETGKRPHRGLSGPPKPGTQLEQFVLASEQLSGEDHWHPIDEEDIVGVDSRLVLHRWKVQDLCTKP, from the coding sequence ATGTGCCGTCTCTTCGGCTTTCGTTCGTCCATCCCCGCCGCCGTCCATCCCTCGCTCGTCACGGAGAAGAACTCCCTTCTTCGTCAGTCCAAGGAGCACAAGGATGGTTGGGGCATCGCATCCTATGAAGCAGGCGAGCGCCCGCTCGTCGCGCACGGACTCGGCCCCGCGTACTGCGACCCCGACTTCGAGCGGGTGAGCAGCCGGGTGTCCGCTCGCACGGTGGTGGCCCACCTGCGGCTGGCCTCCGTGGGCGCGGTGGAGAAGCGCAACGCCCACCCGTTCTCCCTCGGCCGCTGGTGTTTCGTGCACAACGGCACGGTGAAGAACTTCGCCCGGCACAAGGCCGAGGTGGAGGCGCTCATCCGTCCGGACCTCCGCGCACACATCCAGGGTGCGACGGACTCGGAGCGCTGCTTCTACCTCTTCCTCACCCAGCTGGCGGAGCAGCAGACGCTCGAGGGCCAGGCGTGTGTGGAGAAGGTCGCCTGCGCGCTGGCGCGGACCATGGAGCTGGTGTCGTCCATCACGGACGTGCCGGGGCAGGACCGCTCGTCGATGAACTTCCTCGTGACGAACGGGGACGTGATGGTGGCGACGCGGCGCAACCGGACGCTCTTCCTGTCGGACACGGCGCCCGAGACGGGCAAGCGCCCCCACCGCGGGCTGTCCGGTCCTCCGAAGCCGGGAACGCAGCTCGAGCAGTTCGTGCTCGCCAGCGAGCAGCTCTCGGGCGAGGACCACTGGCACCCCATCGACGAGGAGGACATCGTCGGCGTGGACAGCCGCCTCGTCCTGCACCGGTGGAAGGTGCAGGACCTCTGCACGAAGCCCTGA
- the tsaE gene encoding tRNA (adenosine(37)-N6)-threonylcarbamoyltransferase complex ATPase subunit type 1 TsaE has translation MSAPTLGRTVQSGSPEETHRLGVRLGELLQPGDFVGLVGDLGAGKTHLVRGVAEGAGVSRSEVASPTFAIVYPYKGRVPLYHADLYRLADYDELYATGFLDLVGGDGAVLVEWLDRVPEAAPREYLRITLRDTGEESRELVAEAWGSRPAELLKAWLG, from the coding sequence ATGAGCGCGCCGACGCTGGGCCGCACGGTGCAGTCGGGCTCGCCCGAGGAGACGCACCGGTTGGGAGTCCGGCTCGGGGAGCTGCTCCAGCCGGGGGACTTCGTGGGGCTGGTGGGCGATCTGGGCGCGGGCAAGACGCACCTGGTGCGTGGCGTGGCCGAGGGCGCGGGCGTGTCGCGCTCGGAGGTGGCCAGCCCCACCTTCGCCATCGTCTACCCCTACAAGGGCCGGGTGCCGTTGTACCACGCGGACCTCTACCGGCTGGCCGACTACGACGAGCTGTACGCCACGGGCTTCCTGGACCTGGTGGGTGGGGATGGCGCGGTGCTGGTGGAGTGGCTGGACAGGGTGCCCGAGGCCGCCCCCCGCGAGTACCTGCGCATCACCCTCCGGGACACCGGCGAGGAGTCTCGCGAGCTGGTGGCCGAGGCCTGGGGCTCGCGTCCGGCGGAGCTGCTGAAGGCGTGGCTGGGGTAG
- a CDS encoding NAD(P)H-hydrate dehydratase, whose protein sequence is MRRALTAARMRAADQAAESRFGMPSPLLMENAGRFLADAARGLGAPGGRYVVVCGPGNNGGDGLVAARFLHAAGLPVTLVLVGDRTKLTPESKRNLHALGPSGIQPQPLGAVADPRGGDVVVDALFGTGLTRAPAGEFAEAIQHMLRWRAAGAKVVAADIPSGLHTDTGEPFVPCVEADVTVTFGFLKQGQVLEPGATLCGELRCVDIGIPPEAVEPHPGTELFLVEEADARGAIAPRRSDTHKGSYGHVLVVAGSHGKSGAAAMSALGALRAGAGLVTVATRSEVVEPVLGHAPEVMGWPLENRGPLGMADLEPLLEAAEKKDVLVVGPGIPRGPETTKLLGELLARVDAPAVLDADALNAVATDLDVLRRAKGPLVLTPHPGEMSRLTGVPTKDLQKARVEVARDFARTHGVTLVLKGARTLIAHSDGTVYVNPTGNPGMATGGMGDVLSGVLGALLAQGLKLPDAAWTAVYAHGLSADLMVARRGRLGLIATDVAKGMCNVWTRWNR, encoded by the coding sequence ATGCGCCGTGCCCTCACCGCCGCGAGGATGCGCGCGGCCGACCAGGCCGCCGAGTCCCGTTTCGGCATGCCGTCCCCCCTGTTGATGGAGAACGCCGGCCGGTTCCTGGCGGACGCGGCGCGCGGGCTGGGCGCCCCGGGCGGGCGGTACGTGGTGGTGTGCGGGCCGGGCAACAACGGCGGGGACGGGCTGGTGGCGGCGCGCTTCCTCCACGCCGCCGGGCTCCCCGTGACGCTGGTGCTGGTGGGAGACAGGACGAAGCTGACGCCCGAGTCGAAGCGTAACCTGCATGCGCTCGGGCCCTCGGGAATTCAGCCCCAGCCGCTCGGGGCAGTGGCGGATCCTCGGGGCGGGGACGTGGTGGTGGACGCGCTCTTCGGCACGGGGCTCACGCGGGCCCCGGCGGGGGAGTTCGCCGAGGCCATCCAGCACATGCTCCGCTGGCGCGCGGCGGGGGCGAAGGTGGTGGCCGCGGACATCCCCTCGGGGCTGCACACGGACACCGGCGAGCCCTTCGTGCCCTGCGTGGAGGCGGACGTCACCGTCACCTTCGGCTTCCTCAAGCAGGGGCAGGTGCTGGAGCCCGGCGCCACCCTGTGCGGTGAGCTGCGGTGCGTGGACATCGGCATTCCTCCCGAGGCCGTCGAGCCCCACCCGGGCACGGAGCTGTTCCTCGTCGAGGAGGCCGACGCGCGAGGGGCCATCGCACCGCGCCGCTCGGACACGCACAAGGGCTCCTATGGGCACGTGCTGGTGGTGGCCGGCAGCCACGGCAAGTCCGGCGCGGCGGCCATGTCGGCCCTGGGGGCGCTGCGCGCTGGCGCGGGGCTCGTCACCGTGGCCACCCGCTCCGAGGTGGTGGAGCCGGTGCTCGGCCATGCGCCCGAGGTGATGGGCTGGCCGTTGGAGAACCGGGGGCCGCTCGGCATGGCGGACCTGGAGCCCCTGCTGGAGGCGGCGGAGAAGAAGGACGTGCTCGTCGTGGGCCCTGGAATCCCCCGGGGCCCGGAGACGACGAAGCTCCTGGGCGAGCTGCTCGCGCGCGTGGATGCGCCCGCGGTGTTGGACGCTGACGCGCTCAACGCCGTGGCCACGGACCTGGACGTGCTGCGCCGGGCCAAGGGGCCGCTGGTGCTCACCCCGCACCCGGGCGAGATGTCCCGGCTCACGGGCGTGCCCACGAAGGATCTCCAGAAGGCCCGCGTGGAGGTGGCGCGGGACTTCGCGCGCACGCACGGGGTGACGCTGGTGCTCAAGGGCGCGCGGACGCTCATCGCGCACTCGGATGGCACCGTGTACGTCAACCCCACGGGCAACCCGGGCATGGCCACCGGAGGCATGGGGGACGTGCTGAGCGGCGTGCTGGGCGCGCTCCTGGCGCAGGGCCTGAAGCTCCCCGATGCCGCCTGGACGGCGGTCTACGCGCACGGCCTGTCGGCGGACCTGATGGTGGCCCGGCGCGGCAGGTTGGGGTTGATCGCCACGGACGTGGCCAAGGGGATGTGCAACGTGTGGACGAGGTGGAACCGATGA
- the acpS gene encoding holo-ACP synthase yields the protein MAILGLGMDICSVARIQRILDGPRAERFLERVYTEAERALCGARADAASAYAARFAAKEALVKALGAPPGLTWQDMEVVRQGGPPGFRLSGVALQEMEKRGAEALLALTHDAGVAAATVILQKRS from the coding sequence ATGGCGATCCTCGGCCTGGGGATGGACATCTGCTCGGTGGCGCGCATCCAGCGCATCCTCGATGGGCCGCGCGCCGAGCGCTTCCTGGAGCGGGTGTACACGGAGGCCGAGCGGGCCCTGTGTGGCGCGCGTGCGGACGCGGCCAGTGCCTACGCGGCCCGCTTCGCCGCCAAGGAGGCCCTGGTGAAGGCGCTGGGCGCGCCCCCGGGCCTCACCTGGCAGGACATGGAGGTGGTGCGGCAGGGCGGTCCGCCCGGCTTCCGCCTCTCCGGGGTGGCTCTCCAGGAAATGGAGAAGCGAGGCGCGGAGGCCCTGCTCGCGCTCACCCATGACGCGGGGGTCGCCGCCGCGACGGTCATCCTTCAGAAAAGGAGCTGA